A stretch of the Malus domestica chromosome 08, GDT2T_hap1 genome encodes the following:
- the LOC103411096 gene encoding small GTPase LIP1-like: MFWRDRDRERDNKDQNGGGGPPCGQVRVLVVGDSGVGKTALVHLMVKGSSITRPPQTVGCTVGVKHTTYGNSGSSSSSIKGDAERDFFIELWDVSGHDRYKECRSLFYSQINGVIFVHDLSQRRTKTGLQKWAAEIAATGTFSAPLGSGGPGGLPVPYIVIGNKADIAEEGTRGSSGNLVDVARQWVEKQGLLPSSEELPLTEGFPGAGGLIAAAKEARYDKEAVMKFFRTLIKRRYFSDDLPAQNPWSSSPVQRPAQTVDENWSDEDHSYRNASLRADPYKYNMLPPLPAQRNLTPPPTLYPQQPVSVSENYSLPRFSHNSYSEISSAARSKRSDINV; the protein is encoded by the exons ATGTTCTGGAGGGACCGTGACCGTGAGAGGGACAACAAAGACCAAAACGGTGGCGGCGGTCCGCCTTGTGGCCAGGTTCGGGTGCTGGTTGTTGGCGACTCTg GTGTTGGAAAAACTGCTCTTGTTCATCTGATGGTCAAAGGTTCTTCCATCACGCGTCCTCCTCAGACAGTAGGGTGTACAGTAGGTGTAAAG CATACTACTTATGGAAACTCTGGTAGCTCGTCAAGCAGTATTAAAGGTGACGCTGAGAGAGATTTCTTTATTGAACTCTGGGATGTGTCTGGACATGATAGATACAAAGAATGCCGGTCTCTTTTTTATTCCCAAATTAATG GTGTAATCTTTGTTCATGATCTCTCCCAGAGGAGGACAAAAACTGGCTTACAGAAGTGGGCAGCTGAGATTGCTGCAACTGGGACATTTTCGGCTCCTCTAGGATCTGGAGGTCCTGGTGGCCTTCCTGTCCCGTATATTGTTATAGGTAACAAAGCTGATATTGCTGAAGAGGGTACAAGGGGAAGCAGTGGCAATCTTGTTGATGTAGCTCGACAGTGGGTTGAGAAGCAAGGTTTGCTTCCATCCAGTGAGGAACTTCCACTGACTGAGGGTTTCCCTGGTGCTGGAGGCCTTATTGCG GCAGCCAAAGAAGCAAGATATGACAAGGAAGCTGTGATGAAATTTTTCCGTACG TTGATCAAAAGAAGATATTTTTCCGATGATTTACCTGCACAGAATCCATGGTCTAGTTCTCCAGTACAAAGACCTGCACAAACTGTAGATGAAAATTGGAGTGACGAGGATCATTCCTACAGGAATGCCAG CTTGCGTGCTGATCCTTACAAGTACAACATGCTCCCTCCTCTTCCAGCGCAACGCAATCTGACACCACCTCCCACACTTTATCCTCAGCAACCAGTTTCGGTTTCTGAAAACTACAGCCTTCCTAGGTTTTCCCATAATAGTTACTCAGAAATCAGCAGTGCAGCTAGATCAAAGCGCTCCGATATTAATGTGTAA
- the LOC103442014 gene encoding phenylacetaldehyde reductase isoform X1 translates to MDEKKNEEAVCVTGANGFIGSWLVKTLLEEGYTRIHASIFPASDPSHLFSLPGADRHTITVFEADLLDADAVARAVQHCQGVFHVASPCTLDDPTDPQAELVLPAVQGTLNVLQAASKFGVRRVVLTSSISAMVPNPSWPPHKPFDESSWTDLDYCKARQKWYPVSKTEAEKAAWEFAEKHGLDVVAIHPATCLGPLLQPSLNASSAVLLNLLLGSNDTQEHHWLGAVHVQDVVKAQVLLFESRAASGRYLCTNGIFQFANFALTVSKLFPHFPIHRFSGETQPGLKECKDAAKRLIELGLVFKPVEDAVQDTVESLKAKGFLKPEISPSNSK, encoded by the exons ATGGATGAAAAGAAAAACGAGGAGGCGGTGTGCGTGACTGGAGCCAATGGCTTCATAGGGTCGTGGTTGGTCAAGACATTACTGGAAGAGGGCTACACCCGCATCCACGCCTCCATCTTCCCTGCCTCCGATCCCTCCCACCTCTTCTCCCTCCCCGGCGCCGACCGCCACACTATCACGGTCTTTGAGGCCGACCTCCTCGACGCCGACGCAGTCGCCAGGGCCGTCCAGCACTGCCAGGGTGTCTTCCACGTGGCTTCCCCCTGCACCCTCGACGACCCCACCGACCCCCAGGCTGAGCTGGTGTTGCCTGCCGTGCAGGGCACCCTCAATGTGCTCCAAGCCGCCTCGAAGTTCGGAGTGAGGCGCGTCGTCCTCACCTCCTCAATCTCTGCCATGGTCCCCAACCCTTCTTGGCCTCCTCACAAGCCCTTCGACGAGTCCTCTTGGACCGACCTCGACTACTGCAAAGCCCGCCAG AAATGGTATCCGGTGTCGAAGACAGAGGCAGAGAAAGCAGCTTGGGAGTTTGCAGAGAAGCATGGACTGGATGTGGTAGCCATCCATCCGGCCACATGTCTTGGGCCTCTCCTGCAGCCTAGCCTCAATGCAAGCTCTGCTGTTTTGCTCAACTTGCTCCTTGGATCCAACGATACCCAAGAGCATCACTGGTTGGGGGCTGTCCATGTCCAAGATGTCGTCAAGGCACAAGTTTTGCTCTTTGAATCTCGTGCTGCTTCTGGCAGGTACCTCTGCACCAATGGCATCTTCCAATTCGCTAACTTTGCCCTCACTGTCTCCAAACTCTTCCCTCACTTTCCCATTCACAG GTTTAGCGGGGAAACCCAGCCAGGGCTAAAGGAATGCAAGGATGCTGCAAAGCGATTAATTGAGCTGGGGTTGGTGTTCAAACCAGTTGAAGATGCTGTGCAGGACACAGTGGAGAGCCTCAAAGCGAAAGGCTTTTTGAAACCGGAAATATCACCATCAAACTCAAAATAG
- the LOC103442014 gene encoding cinnamoyl-CoA reductase 1 isoform X2 encodes MDEKKNEEAVCVTGANGFIGSWLVKTLLEEGYTRIHASIFPASDPSHLFSLPGADRHTITVFEADLLDADAVARAVQHCQGVFHVASPCTLDDPTDPQAELVLPAVQGTLNVLQAASKFGVRRVVLTSSISAMVPNPSWPPHKPFDESSWTDLDYCKARQKWYPVSKTEAEKAAWEFAEKHGLDVVAIHPATCLGPLLQPSLNASSAVLLNLLLGSNDTQEHHWLGAVHVQDVVKAQVLLFESRAASGRYLCTNGIFQFANFALTVSKLFPHFPIHSTGLAGKPSQG; translated from the exons ATGGATGAAAAGAAAAACGAGGAGGCGGTGTGCGTGACTGGAGCCAATGGCTTCATAGGGTCGTGGTTGGTCAAGACATTACTGGAAGAGGGCTACACCCGCATCCACGCCTCCATCTTCCCTGCCTCCGATCCCTCCCACCTCTTCTCCCTCCCCGGCGCCGACCGCCACACTATCACGGTCTTTGAGGCCGACCTCCTCGACGCCGACGCAGTCGCCAGGGCCGTCCAGCACTGCCAGGGTGTCTTCCACGTGGCTTCCCCCTGCACCCTCGACGACCCCACCGACCCCCAGGCTGAGCTGGTGTTGCCTGCCGTGCAGGGCACCCTCAATGTGCTCCAAGCCGCCTCGAAGTTCGGAGTGAGGCGCGTCGTCCTCACCTCCTCAATCTCTGCCATGGTCCCCAACCCTTCTTGGCCTCCTCACAAGCCCTTCGACGAGTCCTCTTGGACCGACCTCGACTACTGCAAAGCCCGCCAG AAATGGTATCCGGTGTCGAAGACAGAGGCAGAGAAAGCAGCTTGGGAGTTTGCAGAGAAGCATGGACTGGATGTGGTAGCCATCCATCCGGCCACATGTCTTGGGCCTCTCCTGCAGCCTAGCCTCAATGCAAGCTCTGCTGTTTTGCTCAACTTGCTCCTTGGATCCAACGATACCCAAGAGCATCACTGGTTGGGGGCTGTCCATGTCCAAGATGTCGTCAAGGCACAAGTTTTGCTCTTTGAATCTCGTGCTGCTTCTGGCAGGTACCTCTGCACCAATGGCATCTTCCAATTCGCTAACTTTGCCCTCACTGTCTCCAAACTCTTCCCTCACTTTCCCATTCACAG TACAGGTTTAGCGGGGAAACCCAGCCAGGGCTAA
- the LOC103442013 gene encoding uncharacterized protein isoform X1 → MTTTSPAPCSSSSTTTTSRSWSISEDSLKRYVQFASESCIQELLSASDSNRPNDGWKPLLTLGNGVEISKRRSGSFHTFRSRCLLTSLSPQQFITVANAIDAAKQWDPHLVEARYIKDLGDNLSIIRLRFGDHSKPLFRNREFVVYERRETMEDGTLVVAVASLPKEIAAGLEPKQNNAIRGLLLQSGWVVDKLQGHSCMVTYVVQLDPAGWMPRCFVNRHNNRLVMIIENLKKLAQASPPTDAQTS, encoded by the exons ATGACCACTACTAGTCCAGCACcttgcagcagcagcagcaccaccaccaccagccGTTCCTG GTCCATAAGTGAGGACTCGCTTAAAAGGTATGTGCAGTTTGCAAGCGAAAGCTGCATTCAAGAATTACTGTCTGCTTCCGACTCCAACAGACCCAACGACGGCTGGAAACCCCTCCTTACTCTTGGCAACGGAGTTGAGATCTCCAAACGCAGGTCTGGATCCTTTCACACCTTCCGCAGCCGCTGCCTCCTCACTTCTCTGTCACCCCAGCAATTCATTACCGTTGCAAACGCCATTGATGCTGCCAAGCAATGGGATCCTCATCTTGTAGAAGCAAGGTACATAAAAGATCTTGGAGATAACCTCAGCATCATCCGTCTCAGGTTTGGAGATCATTCAAAGCCCCTCTTTCGAAACAGAGAATTCGTAGTCTACGAGCGACGTGAAACCATGGAAGATGGCACACTGGTGGTAGCAGTTGCTTCACTTCCAAAGGAGATAGCTGCCGGATTGGAACCAAAGCAAAATAACGCCATCAGGGGCCTGCTGCTGCAATCAGGATGGGTTGTTGATAAGCTTCAAGGTCACTCCTGCATGGTTACCTATGTTGTTCAG TTAGATCCTGCCGGATGGATGCCGAGGTGCTTTGTCAATCGACATAACAACAGACTCGTTATGATCATTGAAAATCTAAAGAAACTGGCACAAGCCTCTCCTCCTACTGATGCCCAAACATCCTGA
- the LOC103442013 gene encoding uncharacterized protein isoform X2, with translation MTTTSPAPCSSSSTTTTSRSWSISEDSLKRYVQFASESCIQELLSASDSNRPNDGWKPLLTLGNGVEISKRRSGSFHTFRSRCLLTSLSPQQFITVANAIDAAKQWDPHLVEARYIKDLGDNLSIIRLRFGDHSKPLFRNREFVVYERRETMEDGTLVVAVASLPKEIAAGLEPKQNNAIRGLLLQSGWVVDKLQGHSCMVTYVVQVFLSLLNENAVRSCRMDAEVLCQST, from the exons ATGACCACTACTAGTCCAGCACcttgcagcagcagcagcaccaccaccaccagccGTTCCTG GTCCATAAGTGAGGACTCGCTTAAAAGGTATGTGCAGTTTGCAAGCGAAAGCTGCATTCAAGAATTACTGTCTGCTTCCGACTCCAACAGACCCAACGACGGCTGGAAACCCCTCCTTACTCTTGGCAACGGAGTTGAGATCTCCAAACGCAGGTCTGGATCCTTTCACACCTTCCGCAGCCGCTGCCTCCTCACTTCTCTGTCACCCCAGCAATTCATTACCGTTGCAAACGCCATTGATGCTGCCAAGCAATGGGATCCTCATCTTGTAGAAGCAAGGTACATAAAAGATCTTGGAGATAACCTCAGCATCATCCGTCTCAGGTTTGGAGATCATTCAAAGCCCCTCTTTCGAAACAGAGAATTCGTAGTCTACGAGCGACGTGAAACCATGGAAGATGGCACACTGGTGGTAGCAGTTGCTTCACTTCCAAAGGAGATAGCTGCCGGATTGGAACCAAAGCAAAATAACGCCATCAGGGGCCTGCTGCTGCAATCAGGATGGGTTGTTGATAAGCTTCAAGGTCACTCCTGCATGGTTACCTATGTTGTTCAG GTTTTCTTGTCATTGTTGAATGAAAATGCAGTTAGATCCTGCCGGATGGATGCCGAGGTGCTTTGTCAATCGACATAA
- the LOC103442015 gene encoding glutathione S-transferase zeta class-like isoform X4: MSSCSFRVRIALNLKGLKYEYKALAKGEQFSPEFRKLNPMGYVPVLVDGDTVVADSFAIILYLEEKYPQHPLLPPDLQKKAINYQAANIVSSSIQPLQNITVLKYIEEKVRPVEKLEWVQFHIGKGFLALEELLNNHAGKYATGDEVYMADLFLAPQLYAAITRFQLDMTQFPLLARFHEAYNKIPAFLDALPEKQPDAPS, encoded by the exons ATGAGCTCTTGCTCCTTCCGTGTCCGCATTGCTCTCAACTTGAAAG ggCTGAAATACGAGTACAAAGCTCTGGCAAAGGGAGAGCAATTCAGTCCCG AGTTCAGAAAGCTGAATCCGATGGGGTATGTGCCTGTGCTTGTGGATGGGGACACCGTTGTTGCTGACTCATTTGCCATCATATTG TATTTAGAAGAAAAGTACCCGCAGCATCCATTGTTACCACCAGATCTTCAGAAAAAGGCTATCAATTACCAG GCTGCAAATATTGTTTCCTCAAGCATACAACCTCTACAGAATATTACTGTACTG AAGTACATTGAAGAAAAGGTTAGGCCCGTTGAGAAACTTGAATGGGTTCAATTTCATATTGGAAAAGGCTTTTTAG CACTTGAAGAACTGCTGAACAACCATGCAGGAAAATATGCAACTGGAGATGAAGTTTACATG GCAGATTTGTTTCTGGCACCACAGCTTTATGCAGCCATTACAAGGTTCCAGCTAGACATG ACTCAGTTTCCCCTTTTGGCCAGGTTTCATGAGGCATACAATAAGATACCAGCATTCCTAGATGCTTTACCAGAAAAGCAGCCGGATGCTCCTTCATAG
- the LOC103442015 gene encoding glutathione S-transferase zeta class-like isoform X5 — MEAQEVEAQAATGSGQQQLKLYSYWMSSCSFRVRIALNLKEFRKLNPMGYVPVLVDGDTVVADSFAIILYLEEKYPQHPLLPPDLQKKAINYQKYIEEKVRPVEKLEWVQFHIGKGFLALEELLNNHAGKYATGDEVYMADLFLAPQLYAAITRFQLDMTQFPLLARFHEAYNKIPAFLDALPEKQPDAPS; from the exons ATGGAAGCACAGGAGGTGGAGGCGCAGGCGGCGACTGGAAGTGGCCAACAACAACTCAAGCTTTATTCCTACTGGATGAGCTCTTGCTCCTTCCGTGTCCGCATTGCTCTCAACTTGAAAG AGTTCAGAAAGCTGAATCCGATGGGGTATGTGCCTGTGCTTGTGGATGGGGACACCGTTGTTGCTGACTCATTTGCCATCATATTG TATTTAGAAGAAAAGTACCCGCAGCATCCATTGTTACCACCAGATCTTCAGAAAAAGGCTATCAATTACCAG AAGTACATTGAAGAAAAGGTTAGGCCCGTTGAGAAACTTGAATGGGTTCAATTTCATATTGGAAAAGGCTTTTTAG CACTTGAAGAACTGCTGAACAACCATGCAGGAAAATATGCAACTGGAGATGAAGTTTACATG GCAGATTTGTTTCTGGCACCACAGCTTTATGCAGCCATTACAAGGTTCCAGCTAGACATG ACTCAGTTTCCCCTTTTGGCCAGGTTTCATGAGGCATACAATAAGATACCAGCATTCCTAGATGCTTTACCAGAAAAGCAGCCGGATGCTCCTTCATAG
- the LOC103442015 gene encoding glutathione S-transferase zeta class-like isoform X2, which yields MEAQEVEAQAATGSGQQQLKLYSYWMSSCSFRVRIALNLKEFRKLNPMGYVPVLVDGDTVVADSFAIILYLEEKYPQHPLLPPDLQKKAINYQAANIVSSSIQPLQNITVLKYIEEKVRPVEKLEWVQFHIGKGFLALEELLNNHAGKYATGDEVYMADLFLAPQLYAAITRFQLDMTQFPLLARFHEAYNKIPAFLDALPEKQPDAPS from the exons ATGGAAGCACAGGAGGTGGAGGCGCAGGCGGCGACTGGAAGTGGCCAACAACAACTCAAGCTTTATTCCTACTGGATGAGCTCTTGCTCCTTCCGTGTCCGCATTGCTCTCAACTTGAAAG AGTTCAGAAAGCTGAATCCGATGGGGTATGTGCCTGTGCTTGTGGATGGGGACACCGTTGTTGCTGACTCATTTGCCATCATATTG TATTTAGAAGAAAAGTACCCGCAGCATCCATTGTTACCACCAGATCTTCAGAAAAAGGCTATCAATTACCAG GCTGCAAATATTGTTTCCTCAAGCATACAACCTCTACAGAATATTACTGTACTG AAGTACATTGAAGAAAAGGTTAGGCCCGTTGAGAAACTTGAATGGGTTCAATTTCATATTGGAAAAGGCTTTTTAG CACTTGAAGAACTGCTGAACAACCATGCAGGAAAATATGCAACTGGAGATGAAGTTTACATG GCAGATTTGTTTCTGGCACCACAGCTTTATGCAGCCATTACAAGGTTCCAGCTAGACATG ACTCAGTTTCCCCTTTTGGCCAGGTTTCATGAGGCATACAATAAGATACCAGCATTCCTAGATGCTTTACCAGAAAAGCAGCCGGATGCTCCTTCATAG
- the LOC103442015 gene encoding glutathione S-transferase zeta class-like isoform X3 encodes MEAQEVEAQAATGSGQQQLKLYSYWMSSCSFRVRIALNLKGLKYEYKALAKGEQFSPEFRKLNPMGYVPVLVDGDTVVADSFAIILYLEEKYPQHPLLPPDLQKKAINYQKYIEEKVRPVEKLEWVQFHIGKGFLALEELLNNHAGKYATGDEVYMADLFLAPQLYAAITRFQLDMTQFPLLARFHEAYNKIPAFLDALPEKQPDAPS; translated from the exons ATGGAAGCACAGGAGGTGGAGGCGCAGGCGGCGACTGGAAGTGGCCAACAACAACTCAAGCTTTATTCCTACTGGATGAGCTCTTGCTCCTTCCGTGTCCGCATTGCTCTCAACTTGAAAG ggCTGAAATACGAGTACAAAGCTCTGGCAAAGGGAGAGCAATTCAGTCCCG AGTTCAGAAAGCTGAATCCGATGGGGTATGTGCCTGTGCTTGTGGATGGGGACACCGTTGTTGCTGACTCATTTGCCATCATATTG TATTTAGAAGAAAAGTACCCGCAGCATCCATTGTTACCACCAGATCTTCAGAAAAAGGCTATCAATTACCAG AAGTACATTGAAGAAAAGGTTAGGCCCGTTGAGAAACTTGAATGGGTTCAATTTCATATTGGAAAAGGCTTTTTAG CACTTGAAGAACTGCTGAACAACCATGCAGGAAAATATGCAACTGGAGATGAAGTTTACATG GCAGATTTGTTTCTGGCACCACAGCTTTATGCAGCCATTACAAGGTTCCAGCTAGACATG ACTCAGTTTCCCCTTTTGGCCAGGTTTCATGAGGCATACAATAAGATACCAGCATTCCTAGATGCTTTACCAGAAAAGCAGCCGGATGCTCCTTCATAG
- the LOC103442015 gene encoding glutathione S-transferase zeta class-like isoform X1: protein MEAQEVEAQAATGSGQQQLKLYSYWMSSCSFRVRIALNLKGLKYEYKALAKGEQFSPEFRKLNPMGYVPVLVDGDTVVADSFAIILYLEEKYPQHPLLPPDLQKKAINYQAANIVSSSIQPLQNITVLKYIEEKVRPVEKLEWVQFHIGKGFLALEELLNNHAGKYATGDEVYMADLFLAPQLYAAITRFQLDMTQFPLLARFHEAYNKIPAFLDALPEKQPDAPS, encoded by the exons ATGGAAGCACAGGAGGTGGAGGCGCAGGCGGCGACTGGAAGTGGCCAACAACAACTCAAGCTTTATTCCTACTGGATGAGCTCTTGCTCCTTCCGTGTCCGCATTGCTCTCAACTTGAAAG ggCTGAAATACGAGTACAAAGCTCTGGCAAAGGGAGAGCAATTCAGTCCCG AGTTCAGAAAGCTGAATCCGATGGGGTATGTGCCTGTGCTTGTGGATGGGGACACCGTTGTTGCTGACTCATTTGCCATCATATTG TATTTAGAAGAAAAGTACCCGCAGCATCCATTGTTACCACCAGATCTTCAGAAAAAGGCTATCAATTACCAG GCTGCAAATATTGTTTCCTCAAGCATACAACCTCTACAGAATATTACTGTACTG AAGTACATTGAAGAAAAGGTTAGGCCCGTTGAGAAACTTGAATGGGTTCAATTTCATATTGGAAAAGGCTTTTTAG CACTTGAAGAACTGCTGAACAACCATGCAGGAAAATATGCAACTGGAGATGAAGTTTACATG GCAGATTTGTTTCTGGCACCACAGCTTTATGCAGCCATTACAAGGTTCCAGCTAGACATG ACTCAGTTTCCCCTTTTGGCCAGGTTTCATGAGGCATACAATAAGATACCAGCATTCCTAGATGCTTTACCAGAAAAGCAGCCGGATGCTCCTTCATAG
- the LOC103442015 gene encoding glutathione S-transferase zeta class-like isoform X6 → MSSCSFRVRIALNLKEFRKLNPMGYVPVLVDGDTVVADSFAIILYLEEKYPQHPLLPPDLQKKAINYQAANIVSSSIQPLQNITVLKYIEEKVRPVEKLEWVQFHIGKGFLALEELLNNHAGKYATGDEVYMADLFLAPQLYAAITRFQLDMTQFPLLARFHEAYNKIPAFLDALPEKQPDAPS, encoded by the exons ATGAGCTCTTGCTCCTTCCGTGTCCGCATTGCTCTCAACTTGAAAG AGTTCAGAAAGCTGAATCCGATGGGGTATGTGCCTGTGCTTGTGGATGGGGACACCGTTGTTGCTGACTCATTTGCCATCATATTG TATTTAGAAGAAAAGTACCCGCAGCATCCATTGTTACCACCAGATCTTCAGAAAAAGGCTATCAATTACCAG GCTGCAAATATTGTTTCCTCAAGCATACAACCTCTACAGAATATTACTGTACTG AAGTACATTGAAGAAAAGGTTAGGCCCGTTGAGAAACTTGAATGGGTTCAATTTCATATTGGAAAAGGCTTTTTAG CACTTGAAGAACTGCTGAACAACCATGCAGGAAAATATGCAACTGGAGATGAAGTTTACATG GCAGATTTGTTTCTGGCACCACAGCTTTATGCAGCCATTACAAGGTTCCAGCTAGACATG ACTCAGTTTCCCCTTTTGGCCAGGTTTCATGAGGCATACAATAAGATACCAGCATTCCTAGATGCTTTACCAGAAAAGCAGCCGGATGCTCCTTCATAG
- the LOC103442015 gene encoding glutathione S-transferase zeta class-like isoform X7: protein MSSCSFRVRIALNLKGLKYEYKALAKGEQFSPEFRKLNPMGYVPVLVDGDTVVADSFAIILYLEEKYPQHPLLPPDLQKKAINYQKYIEEKVRPVEKLEWVQFHIGKGFLALEELLNNHAGKYATGDEVYMADLFLAPQLYAAITRFQLDMTQFPLLARFHEAYNKIPAFLDALPEKQPDAPS, encoded by the exons ATGAGCTCTTGCTCCTTCCGTGTCCGCATTGCTCTCAACTTGAAAG ggCTGAAATACGAGTACAAAGCTCTGGCAAAGGGAGAGCAATTCAGTCCCG AGTTCAGAAAGCTGAATCCGATGGGGTATGTGCCTGTGCTTGTGGATGGGGACACCGTTGTTGCTGACTCATTTGCCATCATATTG TATTTAGAAGAAAAGTACCCGCAGCATCCATTGTTACCACCAGATCTTCAGAAAAAGGCTATCAATTACCAG AAGTACATTGAAGAAAAGGTTAGGCCCGTTGAGAAACTTGAATGGGTTCAATTTCATATTGGAAAAGGCTTTTTAG CACTTGAAGAACTGCTGAACAACCATGCAGGAAAATATGCAACTGGAGATGAAGTTTACATG GCAGATTTGTTTCTGGCACCACAGCTTTATGCAGCCATTACAAGGTTCCAGCTAGACATG ACTCAGTTTCCCCTTTTGGCCAGGTTTCATGAGGCATACAATAAGATACCAGCATTCCTAGATGCTTTACCAGAAAAGCAGCCGGATGCTCCTTCATAG